GGAGGTCTGATATGTTGACATGTTAATTTACTGCTGGGGCCAAAGCAAGCAGACTGAAGCCAAGCTCCTTTCCTACACTCCGAATGAACTCGGAAATCACGCCAAGAGCTCTCTCTGAGAGCACGTCATCGTCCTGGTCCAAGGCACACCTGTCGATTGGGCCTTTCCTGTCGCCGTCGAGTTCGTAGAGATGGCCATTCCTGTGAGACTTGGCAAAACAGACGTAATGAAAgtcaacctcgtcctcggcgttCTCAGGTGCTTCAGTGTCACCTTGCAAAGCAACCGTCTTGTAGACAGATTCCAGctgctcatcctcctctaGGACAGCCGCGCGGTCCAAGTATTTGAGAGGCTCGACTGATGTAAGAAGGCCTTCGAGGTGCGATTTGGGCATTTGTGATGGTTAGGTCCAAGTATGTGAACAAGGGGGGGTTGTACTGACGGATGAAGTCCCTTGCGGCTCCATTGGTAACAGCGTGCAAGATACCGTACAGTCCACAAGCATTGTTGATGGTCTGCTTGAACCACACgacatcctcatcagcgCCGCTCTTGGAATATTCGGGCGTTTGTTTGTCAAGCTGTTGAAGATCCGCCTCGTAGTTTGGAGAAGTCGGAAAGACGAGCACCAGAGCAAGAGCCGGACGAGGGATAAGGGAAAGAAGGTCCGGCTCGTCTAGCGAGAAAACGTCATGGAATTCCAACTCGGGtgagaggccaaggccgtggGCCAGCTCAGTGAAGACGGTCGGATTCGACTCGAGTGGGATGAAGTGTTTGCGGTATGACATTGTTTTCGGTTGTGATACGGCGGGAAACAGCTGCTGTCAGAGCCTCACCAGCCTGAGATAAGGTTGCAGCCTTGAGATGAATGTCTTGAGTGGTGACCATGATGCGGCTTTGAACTGGAGAAGGCATCCCGAGAAGGTGCGCGTGGATGTGGAGTTGCTCCGAATTCAGGCAGCATCCGAAAAGCCACGTGCTCACAGGCCTGTACCACTCGGttgacaccaccaccaccacccgaGATTGGTTACACAATGAGGGGAAGCAGGCATAAGCAAGGCCAGATTCATCAAGATGGGCGTATCTTTCACCTGCGAGTATTCGGCACCGATGGCGGAGTTTGCGAGCGCCATTATTGCCCTCGCAGGCGCAGGTGCCAAGGTCGGCGGCAGACTCTCCGTCACCATCCGGACCCTCAAGGACGCCCCAACTGAGTTTCTTGATCTCTCTGACGAGATCAGCGATTTCAGCCTGATGCTTCTCAGGCTGAAGGAAGCTGCGGGGCCTGAAGAAGTCGCCGGGTTAGACCAACATCAAATTCAGGACTTGATCATGTTGAGAACAAAGGGCGAAAGAATCATGAATGAAGTCGAAATTCTTGTTAACAAAGTTCGGAAGGAAACCAATGAGGGAACGGCAGCTGCTGTCAGGAGGATTCAGTGGCTTCGGTACGcgagccaagccaaggcgtTGCGAGAGCGGCTCCGAGCCCAGAAGGTCACCCTCAGCAACTTCATTGTTTTATCTTTGATGTCCGTCTCTGCTTCACACAACCATCAGATGCTCACTTGATGAGCAGGAAGCTTAGTGCCAAGCACACTGTCAAGAATGATCTTGGCATCTCCCAGTCTGGGCAAGAACTAGCTTTGTTGCTAGAGCGCCATGCTTTACTCATTGAACGTCATTTCGAAATGCTGGTTGAGCTTAGAGACTCTTCAAAACAGCCTCCACCTAAATTCATGCCAACAGATCCGCCACCAGCCGACCCGGCTTTTAATAAGGAAACGGCAAGCCAGTCTGTCCCTTCGCCACATATGCCTCTGCAGTGTTTCGAAGGCTGTTCGtgtcgatgccatcgccggGCAGTGATCCGCTCCCCGCGATCCATGTCGGGCTTGGTGGGGGATGTTTTCATCGGTTATTCCAACCTGCCCTGGTCTCTATCAGGGTTGGTTGCGTGCACCGAGCAGACGTGTCGGCGAAGCCAGAGAATCAAGGCAGATATGGCACACTTCTCACCACCGTGGGTCGGCCAGGTTATAGGGAGCCTTACTGTCAGCGTCAGACTCCGATGGCTACCTTTAAACATTCATGTGCGCTCGCGGCAGGTGATTCCATACGACTCACCGATTACCATGTGTGTACAGCAAGGGGATCTAGATGGTGCTAGAAAACTCCTCCTATCTGGCGAGGCGTCCGTCAACGATGTTGATCCATATGGCCTCGGTCTTTTATACGTGAGTGGAATGAAACACAGTCACTGATCTCTTGTCGTCTCTAACCATAACCAGTACGCAGCCTATTATTGCTGGAGAGCTTCGGGACATGACGCGTCGGTTCGAATGTGTCGTTTCCTCCTTGATATGGGGGCCTGTCGAGACTGGAATGACGAGATTGGAAAGTATAGCTTCCGCAAGCATGAATGCTAGATTATCTACTGACTTAGATGGATAGTACACCGAAGGAAACCATGATCGACAATACCCTTATGTCACTTGCAATGAGGAACAAAGGGTCCCGCCCACACGAGACAGACGATCTTGTGCACATTGGTACTTTATTCGAGGAACCAACCTTTAACTTGATTCAAGATTTCGTCAGTGATCGGCACCTTACTACCCTTCACCAGGTGCTTCTAGGAACTGAAAACACCAAAGAGTCCTCAGAAGAGTACTTACCCAGGCTAGGAAAGCCACCACTTCCACCTGAGATTATTGATGCACCGGACTCAAGCGGACGTTCAGCTCTCACATGGGCAGCCGAGTACTTTTGGTACGATGCCACGGACATCCTACTCAAGTATGGAGCCGATCTTCGTCAACTGAGACCCAGTCTCCAAGGCTcactccctcttcttcatttGACCATCGCAACACCAACCTCAGATGCTTCTAAGGCATCCGTTGTCGATGTAGTGAAACTATTACTTGAATATGGCGCCGACGTCAATGGTCTCGACCACGAAGGCTGGACACCTCTTCATGTTGCTGCGTCATGGAACAATGCGGCTACCATTAGACAGCTCTCTCGCTTTGCCAAGGGCGCGTTGGCTTGGGATGCAAAGACGGACGACGGCCAGACCGCTGTGGATTTGGCTCTTGGCGGTGGCTTTGAGGATGACGTTCAGCATTTACTGACGGTGAGAGGATATGAttcagaggaggagaaataCTTTGACTGTGTGTAGCGATGTCCATATTGGTCGCAGAGACAGTGATAACTCTGCAGAGATGGATTTCTATTTTCCAACCGCTGAAGTAGTATGAAACCCGTCTCTAGGTACCTAATATTCGAGAAATATAGTAATCCGCTACTTTCCAAAAGGGAGCTTAATGTCAGTAGTCGAGAACTGGGTCGACTTGCTTATGATTAAATCTCTAATTGAAAGAATAGTGCTTAAAGCTTTGGGCTGTGTTAATGCCGTGTGACGATGGTGTGTTTCCCAAAGGACAAACCGGTCGTGCCGGGTTTATATTGGCAGAAAGTGCTGGGCGTAGTTTCAGCAAATGAGGGTGTAAGTCACGTCAGGCAATGTGCTCAAGGGTATTGGGTgtaaccaagttgtattgatagctgaggtagcttGAGTCTCTCTATGAGCTGGTTTGTCCGTAAATATGTTCCTGGGAGCGCGAGTCCCGAGGAGCGCTGCGCTCCTGGAGCGACGTCGCTCCTGCAAGCATCGCTCCTCCTTGTATTGGTCGGGGTGAGTGGGTTGGATTGGACCCTGTGCACAGCTTCAAGGGTGGTCACGTGAGGTAATGAGATGGGTTGAAGAAGCCTCGGATAGTCTAGTCTTAATTAGGAAGGCGCCTTTGCTGCCTGAAAAGGAAGGTCGCGGTAGACTTAAGAACAAGAACGCAGGGAATCTACACGATTCAAGTGATTGAGTCAGAGAGAGGAATATAGGTGTGCGTATAACGTGAAACATGAAGAGGGTGGAATATGGTCCTGAGGGAAAGATCCTGGGTGCCTAGAACCTGTCGACTTGTCGGAAAATAGCTGACCTTGGTTTGATGTCCCACAATTGATAAATTCACATCCGATTCGCATCACTTACCCTGCAGTAATTCACCTACTGGGTTTTGATGCTATTAAGTATAAATTGCTGTGGCTGATAATCTCCAGCAGATTCTCTCGCGGACTCTTCATTGAAGACAATAAAAAAACAAGTAATAATTCAGGGTTTTCTACTAATCGTTTGCTCGCTAGTAGGAGGTTCTCAACTATAGCCGAGGTGACTCTTGAACCATGCTACTGCTTGAGTGAAAGCTTGGTCTTTTGCAAACTGTTGCTTCCTGTCGCTCATATCCCCCCTAACAGCGAACCCGTGATGTACTCCGGAAAACAGGTTGATCTGCCACTcgttcttggacttggacagAATAGCTTCACTCTCATGGCGTTTCTCTACAGTGAAAATATCATCATGCTCGGCGGCAGCAATTGACAGTGGACCAACAACAGCAGAGAGTTCTTGTTCCTCCACGAAAGAGGGATGAGCGATGAAACCGCAACCAATGCCATCCTTGAAATGGCGGATGACATACTATATTGCGAGGTTAGTATGCAACACAACACCCGACTTTGACTCCGTGATTCAACTAACCTTTGCCCCTAGGCAGTATCCTACAGCGCCAATCTGAGTAATTCCCTCGAGGCTTTTGAGATAATCAATTCCCGAAACCACAATAGGATCGATGGCTTCCTGAGTGTGAGGGTTATTTCCCTGAGATCCGTTATTCAGCCACCACATTATGTCGAAGCCATCGGGCATGTTCAAGGGCGCCGGATCGCCATTGAATATATCAAGAACGAGGCAGATATAACCCTGCTCAGCAAATGCATCTGCCATAAGCTTGCTATTCTGCCAGATTCCGACAATGTCTGGGATGTACAAGATGGCTGTGCGAGCCTGGGTGGAAGGCTTGGAAAGATAAGCGTCGATCTTGCCATCGATCTTCACCATGGTTCCCTTGGGAGTACCCCTTGATACATGAGCATTTTGTTCAAAAGATTGGTTTAACAAAGCGAGTAAGGCCTTACTGGTGAAGGGTGCCAGTAGCACAGCATGTGGCGGGCGGATGGGAGGACATGATTCGTCGGGGTCAAGTATGAATATCTGGAAAACTCTGGTGAAGGTGATCTTGGATGGAATTTACATTAATACGTACAATTCTTGTGATATAGCCAGTAGTTCTTGGCCGAGAATCGTCTGTGTCATTGATCCAAACAAAAATCGGTGGACGGCCTTTACGCTTCCGAAAGTATCGGCAGGGATCCGTTCCGAGCGACGGAAGGTGGGTCTAGATCCACTTTCCGGAGGCCGGCGATTCATCTCACCTCCGCATGATcatcaacaaagaagaaaagacaaATACATGATATATTTATCATTCTTTCTGCTGTCATGACTGGAACTGTTCCCGCTCACTCATTCCAATTTATTCAACCGCCAACCTCTACCCATCATGTCGTCTGATGTCCTCCACGATGTGCGGCCCATGTTTGAGCTTCGCGGCCGCAACTATGTAGTCACAGGCGGAGCCCAGGGCATCGGCTTTGCATGCACCCGCGCCATCTGTGAAATGGGAGGCAATGTTGCCGTGTTGGATATTCAGCAGAACCCCGTGGACGAGTTTCACACACTAAGCGACAAGTTCTCTGCAAAGGCCATCTACATCCAGACTGACGTTACTTCCGAGGACAGCATCAAGGcggcctttgccaaggtGCTGCAAGAGTTTGGCACCATCGATGGTTGTGTGCCCGCTGCTGGCATTGCCATTGATAAGCCCTTCTTGGACCAGACGTGGGATGAGTTCACCCGCATTCAAGACATTAACGTTTGTATTCGTCTTTCGCCAACTGAAAGGGTACTGACCGGACACCAGGTCCGAGGAACATTCTTCGTTGCCCAAATGGCAGCTCGTCAGATGATCAAGCAAGGTACAGGTGGTAGCATGGTCCTTCTAGCCTCTCAATCCGCCCACATCGGCCTCCCGGGTTATCGAATGGCCGCATACAACGCCTCTAAGGGTGGTGTGCTTATGCTTTCTAAAGCATTGGCAGTTGAGTTGGCACCGAAAAATATTCgcgtcaacaccatctcacCAGGCTTTGTCGACTCGGAGATGACGAGAAAGGTTCGTGAGATGAAGAGCAAGCGGGAGGGTGAACAGATGTGGCTCGCGCCGCCTAATCAGCGACTCAGCACTCAGAACGATCTCACAGGGGCCGTGGTTTATTTGCTGAGCGATGCTGCTAGACACACCACCGCAGCTGACATTCCGATCACCGGCGGTCTTCATGCGGGAACGATAGATGGGTTGATTAGCTATGACAATCAGTAGGCGTTGTGTTTTAAGCGAAGTGACATTTATATATACATGTCGCTCATCCAATGCAGTTCAAAAATGTATCGTCCTACTGCTGATAGCCTCAATTGCTCAAGGTTATCATTCCTGTTTACTGGTTCCTGCTTATGGCATCTCGCTTCCATGACAACAAAGAACTCTATGTCATGTTTTTTTCGTTCAGGTTTTGATTCCGGCATGGATTGATAACTGTGTTCTTATTGTGGCTAatggcttcttttggaaGTGCCACTAAAGGAACAATAAGCTTAAAGAAGGCAGGAATAAACTCACCCTCCTTTTCTTATCAGCTGCCCAAGAAATGATATCCTTGTTATATGATGTCAGAGCAGATCGCTTGGCGGTTAGAGCTAGCATCACTTGCGGGCCGGTGCCGGCTATGTACGATTGCAGGGTTGGAACCGGCCCGCAACGCGGATAGAGCACCCGACTACACTAAGCTCAGTCGTTTAATCGGATATGATAAAGATAGAGG
This region of Fusarium keratoplasticum isolate Fu6.1 chromosome 7, whole genome shotgun sequence genomic DNA includes:
- a CDS encoding Ubiquitin carboxyl-terminal hydrolase, translated to MSYRKHFIPLESNPTVFTELAHGLGLSPELEFHDVFSLDEPDLLSLIPRPALALVLVFPTSPNYEADLQQLDKQTPEYSKSGADEDVVWFKQTINNACGLYGILHAVTNGAARDFIRLLTSVEPLKYLDRAAVLEEDEQLESVYKTVALQGDTEAPENAEDEVDFHYVCFAKSHRNGHLYELDGDRKGPIDRCALDQDDDVLSERALGVISEFIRSVGKELGFSLLALAPAVN
- a CDS encoding DLH domain-containing protein, producing MSSHPPATCCATGTLHQGTPKGTMVKIDGKIDAYLSKPSTQARTAILYIPDIVGIWQNSKLMADAFAEQGYICLVLDIFNGDPAPLNMPDGFDIMWWLNNGSQGNNPHTQEAIDPIVVSGIDYLKSLEGITQIGAVGYCLGAKYVIRHFKDGIGCGFIAHPSFVEEQELSAVVGPLSIAAAEHDDIFTVEKRHESEAILSKSKNEWQINLFSGVHHGFAVRGDMSDRKQQFAKDQAFTQAVAWFKSHLGYS